The genomic DNA TAACATTGAAGTAGTAAGCCAAGTGTTTACTAAATTCCTTCCGATGCAGGAAGTAGGATTAGGCTGGATCTTCCCAGCGATTATCGGTGGATTTATCGGATATGGCATTAGCGTTTTAAAACCAAAAAATCAAATTCAACCAGCAGCAAATACGAATAAGAAAATAGGTTAAATAAAAAAGTTATAGAACTTGTTTCTATAGCTTTTTTTGTTACTATTAATAATGAAAGAAAATAAAGTAGTAGGGGAAATAAAATGAAAAAAACAATTGATCATATAGGAATCGCAGTTCGAGATATAGATAGTACGATACGTTTTTATGAAAAGGTATTGTTAGGGACATTAATAGATCGTTACGTAAGTGAAGCACCGGGTGTGGAAAGTGAGGTAGCCATTCTTGAAGTGGATGGAGATAGAATTGAATTACTTGCACCGACAAATAACACTACTTCACCAATTGCCCGATTTATAAAACAAAAAGGTAAAGGTGTACATCACGTTGCGTATCGTGTAGATGATTTAGATATAGCTTTAGAAGAATTAAAAGAACAAGGAATTCGAACGTTAGAGCATACACTTCGAATTAATAAACACGGCAGAAGATTAATCTATCTTAACCCAGCGGATACAGAGGGAACAATCATAGAGTATTGTGATTATCCGGAAGAGAAATAGAAGAAAGATATTTTTAAAAAGGTGTTACGTAATAACGTAATACCTTTTTATTTATGTATTTCACACTTTCTTCACAAATGATTCACGATAACTTTTCTTCTTCAGGAACTTACGTAAATATATTTTATGATATAATAACAATCGACTTTAAAAATGTAAGTAGTATCTATGAAGGTAGTTACTATTGTATTAGAAGTTTAGAGGTGAGAGAGAAATAAAGAGTTATACTGTATAGAAGTTTATATTTAATCAAGTTAATATTTCGCCGATGGATTTAATTTGGAAGTAGATGTAATAAAAGTATAGCAATGAGGAAGAAAGAAGTGAAATGATTGTGAAAGTAATGAGAAGGTTAGGGGCATGGCTATTACTTGCGTGTGTGCTTATCATATTAATACCGAAAAGTGCATCTGCTCATGCGTACGTTGTGAAATCAAACCCTGCTGAAAATGAAACATTGAAGAAAGCATCATCTATTGTGAAAATCGAATTCGATGAGGACATACAAGTTTCAAGTTTTAATATATTGTACGTGAGAGATACATCAGGTAAAAGGGTCGATTTAAAAGATGCTCATATTGATAAAAAAAATAAAAAGCTATTAGAAGCCGGATTAAAAGAGAATCTCAAAAAAGGTCTCTACTCTATTCAGTGGAAAGTGATTTCAGCTGATGGACATCCAATTCAAGGAGTTATTCCATTCCGTATTGGATTAGCTGAAGCGGGAGCAGACGATGTACAAGTAGAAGAGATGGGGTATGTCCCGCAAATTGATATGATTATGGAACGTGGAATTTTATATACAAGTTTCTCACTATTTATAGGAGTTCTATTCTTTAATCTTATTATGTATAAAGGGAACGTAATAGAAGTTCAATTAAGAAGTAAAAAAATAATATGGATTTCATTAATTGGTATATTCATTAGTTTATTATTCAATCTACCACTGCAAGCGAAAATAAATGCTGATGTTTCATGGCTAGAAGCATTCAATCCTTTATTATTAAAAGAAACGTTACAGCTTTCTGTTTTTGGTTATGTATGGATTACTCAAATGGCTCTTATAAGTGTGCTTATAATTGCTTCGTATGTTGCGATGAAGCGTGAGAAGCTTTCGTCGTTTAAAGTATGGAGCATTCCATTGCTATTGTTTATCGGGATACTTGTTATGAAAGCCTTTAATAGTCACGCATATGGTTTAAAGTTTAAAGATATTGCTGTCGTTATGGATTTTCTACATTTATTCGCAGCTTCATTATGGATTGGTGGTTTATCATCTATTATTCTTCTTTTACGTAAAGAGGATAACAAGTGGAATATGTATTGGGATATGATTAAGCGTTTTTCACCGTGGGCAACAGGTGCTGTCATCGTGATTTTAATAACAGGTCTTTTTAACAGTACATTTTTTATTCCAACAATCCACTCGTTATTTGATACAAAGTATGGATTAGCTTTATTAGTAAAGATACTTTTATTCATTTTCATGGGGGTATTGGGAATTGTTCATTATGTGAAAGGGAAAATGAGAGCGGAGCAAGGATTAGGCGCTACGTTGAAAGTAGAGTTTATCATTGGAATTATCATTTTCGTAATCGTAGCTTTTATGACAAACGTACAAACACCACCGATGCCTCCTACTGGACCTTTTACAGAGAGTAAACAAGTAGATAATGGATATGAAATTACGCTAAATGTGAGTCCTAATAAGGTAGGACAGAATACATTTCATGTTACTGTGAAGGATGAGAATGGCCAACCTGTTACTGATATGGAGCAAATTACACTAACGACTCAATCGTTAGATATGAATATGGGAAAAGGATCATTTAAAGTTTCGGCAGTTTCACCGGGAGAATATGAAGCAGAAGGTATGTATATTAACATGACAGGTAACTGGAATATACAAGTACACGGATTAACAAAATCGCTTGATAGCTTTGATACGGATTATAAATTTATTGTAGGTGGCAGATAAAGTGAAACTTTAATCAGTGGGGGTATCCCCCACTGATTATTAGCCCGCCCCAATTGTGCTTTTACGGGCAGTTGATCCCCGCCTAACTTCTTTGCCTTCGCTGAATTTTGAAATAGGGGTCATACTGCCCGGCGAATAGCGGGGTAAAGAGGCATTATAGATAAAAGGGAGTAAATAGAAAATGAAACGTATAAAAAAATTAGGAACAATAATGATCGCAACAATAATTGCAATGGGAATTTTTTCGTTACCTGTTAGTGCGCACGTAACTGTGAAGCCAGCAACTTCTGACATTGGCTCTTGGGAGACTTACACGATAAAAGTACCAGTTGAAAAGAATATAGCAACAACAAAAGTTACACTGAAAATACCGTCTGGTGTGGAATTCCAACAGTATGAACCAGTGCCAGGATGGAAAGTGGAAGAGCAAAAAGATAATGCTGGAAAAGTGAAAACTGTAGTATGGGAAGCAACAGGAGAAGGAATTTCACCTGGTCAGTTCCAGCGATTTACTTTCGTCGCTAAAAATCCGGATAAAGAACAAAAAATAGCTTGGGATGCATATCAACAATATAAAGACGGAGAAATTGTTGAATGGACAGGCGATGAAAAAGCTGAAAAACCGCATTCACTTACTACAATTGCAAAAGGTACGTCATTAACAGGAGAACATGGTGAAGTGTCTAGTGTAGAAAAGAATGAAGGTACTAGTAATGTACAAGTAATAACAATTGTTTTATCTATTTTGGCGATTGTATCGTCGGTAGGTACGTGTGTTTTTGTAGTACGTCGTAAAAAATAAGTAACCTTGAAAGGTCTCATTGAAAGTAATGAGACCTTTTTTATTAGTTTTAGGGATTAGTAAAATGAGGATAGCAACATTGTTGTAGTCACTATATAACAAAATTTATTGATACGTGGAAATCAATTGATGGTCATTACGTCTTCCGGTAAGGAATCATGTTCTAGCCAGTTTTCAATTAAAGTATTAAATAACTTAGGGTCCGCTAAAGAAATTCCATGACCGATTTTAGAAATAATAACACCTGTGCAATTGGGATTACTTTCAAGGATTTCAGTCAACGAGTCTTTCATGATTCTTTTTTCGTTTTCTCCAACAGTTACTAATATATTACTATTAGCATTCTCAAAGTTTTTTGGTATTGTAAACGACATGTTTTCTTCTAGCATCCTTATGAAGGTATTTTTACTTATTTGACAACTGTCATGATAATAGTGGTCAAAGTATTCTTTATCTATGTACATTGATTTGGCTTGTATTTTCGAAAACGTCCTACTCTTTATAAGAGGGTAGGTTAGCCCAATAGATTTTATAAATGTGCTAGCAAAAGGAATGGATTTGACTAAGGCACTGTTTATCATAGCATATTGGATTAAGTCAGGTTTCATGCTAAGCATCGCAATTAACACTTGAGCACCTAATGAAAACCCAATTGCTATAATAGTTTTACCTTGTCCTATTTCTTCAATTAGTTCAATGATTTTTTTAGCACTAAAATGTATTGAGAAATGATCTTTATTTCTGTTTTTTCCTTGATCAGGTAAATCAGGAACAAGGCAGTGAAAGTTAGTAAAATGTTTAATTTGTTTGTCCCACATCCATCCACTGACTCCGCCCCCATGA from Bacillus basilensis includes the following:
- a CDS encoding copper resistance CopC/CopD family protein translates to MIVKVMRRLGAWLLLACVLIILIPKSASAHAYVVKSNPAENETLKKASSIVKIEFDEDIQVSSFNILYVRDTSGKRVDLKDAHIDKKNKKLLEAGLKENLKKGLYSIQWKVISADGHPIQGVIPFRIGLAEAGADDVQVEEMGYVPQIDMIMERGILYTSFSLFIGVLFFNLIMYKGNVIEVQLRSKKIIWISLIGIFISLLFNLPLQAKINADVSWLEAFNPLLLKETLQLSVFGYVWITQMALISVLIIASYVAMKREKLSSFKVWSIPLLLFIGILVMKAFNSHAYGLKFKDIAVVMDFLHLFAASLWIGGLSSIILLLRKEDNKWNMYWDMIKRFSPWATGAVIVILITGLFNSTFFIPTIHSLFDTKYGLALLVKILLFIFMGVLGIVHYVKGKMRAEQGLGATLKVEFIIGIIIFVIVAFMTNVQTPPMPPTGPFTESKQVDNGYEITLNVSPNKVGQNTFHVTVKDENGQPVTDMEQITLTTQSLDMNMGKGSFKVSAVSPGEYEAEGMYINMTGNWNIQVHGLTKSLDSFDTDYKFIVGGR
- a CDS encoding YcnI family protein produces the protein MKRIKKLGTIMIATIIAMGIFSLPVSAHVTVKPATSDIGSWETYTIKVPVEKNIATTKVTLKIPSGVEFQQYEPVPGWKVEEQKDNAGKVKTVVWEATGEGISPGQFQRFTFVAKNPDKEQKIAWDAYQQYKDGEIVEWTGDEKAEKPHSLTTIAKGTSLTGEHGEVSSVEKNEGTSNVQVITIVLSILAIVSSVGTCVFVVRRKK
- a CDS encoding alpha/beta fold hydrolase, whose product is MVLHYKEFGDTRSPLMVFIHGGGVSGWMWDKQIKHFTNFHCLVPDLPDQGKNRNKDHFSIHFSAKKIIELIEEIGQGKTIIAIGFSLGAQVLIAMLSMKPDLIQYAMINSALVKSIPFASTFIKSIGLTYPLIKSRTFSKIQAKSMYIDKEYFDHYYHDSCQISKNTFIRMLEENMSFTIPKNFENANSNILVTVGENEKRIMKDSLTEILESNPNCTGVIISKIGHGISLADPKLFNTLIENWLEHDSLPEDVMTIN
- a CDS encoding VOC family protein; translated protein: MKKTIDHIGIAVRDIDSTIRFYEKVLLGTLIDRYVSEAPGVESEVAILEVDGDRIELLAPTNNTTSPIARFIKQKGKGVHHVAYRVDDLDIALEELKEQGIRTLEHTLRINKHGRRLIYLNPADTEGTIIEYCDYPEEK